Within the bacterium genome, the region CACACGCGCGGGGATCTTCGCTCTGTTCCTGAATCTGACCATCCCATCCGCATCAAAATGTGATTGGAATCAGGCGGGGGAAACTGATTCCTTGACAGTCAGAAACGCCCACGCCATGGCTTATGACAGCGACCGCGCCAAAGTGATGCTCTTCGGCGGCGCTGATGAGCGCCGCGTACTGGGAGACTTGTGGGAATGGGACGGCAAAGTTTGGCGCAAAATGTCAGCAAGCGGACCGGCACCGAGAACTTTTCCGGCGATGGCTTATGATCGCGATCGCAAGCGCCTCGTTCTTTTTGGCGGCAATCGGGTTTTGTTTGGAACGGAAAACGACAAAGACACTTTTCTCGCGGACATGTGGGAATGGGACGGCGCGAGGTGGCACGAAATTAAAACCATGACACCTCCCGCCCGCGCGGAAGCGTGCATGGTTTATGACAACGCGCGTCGCCGCCTCGTTTTGTTTGGAGGACATAGTGTTGTTGCCGGAAAAAGAACTCGTTTTGGCGACACGTGGGAATGGGATGGCAGAATTTGGCTGCAAGTCAGCACGAGCGGACCATCCCCTCGCAACGGCGCGACGATGACTTATGATCCCATTCGCCGGCGTGTTCTTCTTTTTGGTGGCAACGGCCCTTCGGGCGAAACCTGGACGTGGGACGGCAAGAGTTGGCGTGAAGTGAAGCCCGCCGTTACGCCAGGCCGCTTCAACAGCGTGATGGCCTATGATGAAGCGCGCCAGCAAGTGCTGCGCTTCGGCGGCTGGAATGGCAAAACTCGCATTGATGACACATGGAGCTTCGATGGAACGGCTTGGCAACAACTCAACGTTGCCGGGCCGGAAGCGCGCAATCACAGCGCGCTGGTTTATGAAGCGAAACGCCGGCGCCTCGTGCTCTTTGGCGGCCACGACGGCGAACGAGTCTTCGGCGATACGTGGGAGTGGGACGGCAGCAAATGGCTACGCGTTGCATTTTGTGCGCCTCGTCAACGAGTAGATAACGGCCATTGACAAGGCAAGTGAAACGAGGCAGCATGCCCGACGCTGGAATTGTGCCGTGAATCAATTTTGCGAAACAGGATTTTCGAATCATGCGAAGAATCATCCTTTTTGCCATCATCGCGTTCATGCCGCCTTCTGCCGGCCCGGCGCAAATGCGCGGTCAAGCACCAAGTGAGAGTTCACCGCAGGAGCAGGAAGTCCACGACGCTTTCTCACGGTTTGCCGATGCTTATGTAAAAGCCGACACCGCCGTGCTCACCAGCCTGCTCGCAGATGATTACGTTCACACCAATGCCGACGGCGGCGTGCTCGATAAAACGCGCTGGCTCGCTTTCGCCCAAACCCGCCACGAGGATTTGCAATCCGGAAAAGCAAGGATCGATACCTATCGCAATGATGATCTCCGCATTCGAGTCTATGGCAACACCGCCGTCGTGACAGGACGAAACACCACCATCGGTGTGCGCGACGGCAAGGCATGGAAAATGAACTTGCGCTTCACCAACGTCTGGGTGAAACGGGAAGGCCGCTGGCAGCGCGTGGCTTTTCATGATTCCAACGCCGCGCCACAATAGAGTGCTTATTCGTAGTCCCCGCCGCTTCTGGGCGGCCGTCGAAGCAACGAATTTCGTGTTCCAGCAGCATCCCACGAGGCGCAGAATTCCAATGCGATATTTTGAAACCATTCACCGAGAATTTCCTATGATCCAAAGAGTGCTGTGTTTTTCCATCTTGATTTTGCTCGCATCGAGTCGGGCACAACAAGTTGCCGACACTACGTTCAATCCTCCCATTGCGAAACCGGCATACGCCAGCGGCGCCGGCCCAGTCGTCATGCTGGACGAGGCGCATTTCAATTTTCACACCGCGACCGGGCGCTATCTGCCCTTTGCGCAATTGCTGCGCCGGGATGGTTATATCGTGCAAGCCTCTACTTCACGCTTCAACAAAGAAAGCCTGCAACGCGGGAAAATTCTCGTCATCGCCAATGCACTCGCCGAGATCAACAGCCAGGGAAATTGGTCGCTGCCCAATCCCTCGGCATTCGCGGATGATGAAATCGCCGCGGTGCGCGATTGGGTGCGGGAAGGGGGCGCGCTGTTGTTGATCGCGGATCACATGCCGTTTGCCGGCGCCGCAGAAAAGCTGGCGGCGGCATTCGGCATTCGTTTCAGCAATTGCTTTGCAACGTTCGCCGAGCAATCCCGAGGCGCGAACTTCGCTTTTCACCGTTCGGGTGGTACGCTTATCCAACATCCGATCAGCAACGGCAGAAACGCCGCGGAGCGCATCGATTCCGTAATGACGTTTACCGGATCGGCGTTTCAAATGGAAGCCGGCGCACAACCTTTGTTTGTGCTCGATTCGTCGCAGGTTTTGCTCATGCCCGATACCGCCTGGCAATTCAAGCCGGAAACGCCGCGCCTCCCGGCGACCGGCTGGCTGCAAGGCGCGACTTTGAAATTCGGCAAAGGCCGCGTCGCCGTATTTGGCGAAGCCGCGATGTTCTCCGCGCAGCTCGCCGGTCCGAACCGCCAGCCCGTCGGCATGAACTCGCCGCGAGCGCCGCAGAATTATCGCTTTTTGCTGAATGTCATGTATTGGCTTTCCCAATTGCTCGGTTAGGGGCTTGTTTTCCGGCCTGCTGGCCGTCGTGTGTCGACGCTGCCGGCATCCTGCCAACGCCTGCCGCCATTCCGCCTTCCGTCGCCTCCCTCGCTGAAAATGACCTTGCATTTGTGGCGCAATTATGGCAATTTTCGTCACTTTTTTCGGCTGTTCGCACCAAGTCCATTACGCCTTGCAGTGGAATACACGGAATTCAGTATGAATCAAAACGTCGAGACTGCCGCAGGAACCGGGCAGCAGACCGTCAGCGTTCGCTCGGATGATGAGCTGCTCCGGGCGATGGCCAGGCGCGAACACGGGGCGCTCGCCGAGTTGTACGATCGCTATTCCGGCGTGCTGTATACGCTGGCTCTCAAAGTGTTGGGCGGGACGGCGCCGGCACAGGACGTGGTGCAGGAGGCTTTCCTCACCGCGTGGCGCAAGGCTGAATTGTATTCACAAAAGCGCGGCAGTGTGCGCACCTGGCTGATTGTTCTGTGCCGCAATCTCGCGATCGATCATTATCGCGCCCAAATGCGCCTCGCCTCGCGCCACGTGGAACTGGAGGCAGTGGGCGAAAGGCTGATCGCGCCGGGCCAGAATCCTGATGATCTGGCGCTCGCGCTCGAAGACGGCCGCTTGCTGCAAGAGGCCATGGCGCGGCTGCCTGCGGAGCAGCGCGAGGTGATCGAGCTGGCCTATTTCCGCGGTTTGAGCCAGTCGGAAATCGCCGAGCAAACGAAAACGCCGCTGGGAACGGTGAAGACGCGCACGCGTCAGGCCATGTCCAAACTGCGCGAGGCGCTGCAGCAAGCGGGGCGGGTGGCAGGGTAGAGGAGACAAGAACACCATGACTCGTGAAGCAAGATGACGACCGACTACACTGAAATGTTGGGCGCTTATGCCCTGGGCGCACTGGACGAGCCGGAACAAAAGGCCGTGCCGGGCCTGCTGTCCAGCGACGCTGCTGCCGGCACGATGGCTGAGTGGGCTCGTGTCATCACCGGCATGGCGTACAGTCTGGCGCAAGTGCCGCCGCCGCCCAGCCTCAAAGATCGCGTGCTCGCCGCGCTGGCAGCGGAAGACGCCGGCGAAGCCGCAAACCGTTCTGCCGCGCCGCAGCCCGGTGTGCAAGTTTGGAAAAAGTGGGCCGCGCCGGCGAGCCAGACGGAGCTTTATCTGCAGCGTGCCCAGGAAGGTGAGTGGGAAGCCACGGCCGTCCCCGGCGTCGAAGTCAAAAAGCTGTTCGTGGACCAAAGCCGCAGCTACGCCACCATGCTCGTGCGCATGGCCGCCGGCACTTCCTATCCCGGCCACCGCCACGCGGGCTTCGAAGAGTGCTACGTGTTGCAGGGCGATCTGCACGTGGGGGACACGGTGCTGCGCGCCGGCGATTATCAGCGCGCCGAAGGCGGATCGACGCACGGCATTCAAAGTACGGCCGGCGGATGCTTGCTGTTTATCGTTTCGTCCTTGGCAGACGAGCTGATTCCATGAAACGATAGCGGCGGCGCGCTCGGCTCCGCCGAATCAATGTGGCCGGGCAAGCTGCCGGACGGGCCGCGGCGCACAAAAACTGAGGCATGCTTTCGTTCGTACAGACGGAAAGCGCGGCCGCGGCGCGGCGATTGCGCTTGCGCGCCCAGCACCAGCGTGAAGTTTTGGCGAAGTGACGCGCATGAAGTTCACCAAGCCAATGGCATCGGCTCCGCCGTCCTTCGCCACCTCGAACAGCCCTCATGCCTGACGAAAGAACACAAGCTCTGGCCGATGCCTACGTGCTCGGTGCGTTGGAGCCGGCCGAGGCCGCGGAATTCAGCCGGCGGCTCGCCGCAGGTGATGCCTCTGCCGCGGACGCGCTTGCCCAAGCGCAGCGCGTGGTGGCGGCACTGCCTTTTGCCTCGCCGGCGCAGCCAACGCCTCCCGGGCTGAAGCAACGGATGCTGCAAGCTGTCGCGGCCGCGGCAACCAACGCAACAGTTCGCAGCCTGCCGGTGCGCAGAATCTCTGCGCCTGCCCGGCGCACGCTCGCGCTGGCCGCGGGTTTTCTGGTTGTGGCACTGGGCGCCGCCTCCTGGCTGCTGCAACGACAGGCGTTGCAAGCCTTGCGCCGCGAGACCGCCACTTTGCGCCAGGAGATTCAGCAAAAAGAAGCAGAGCTGGCGCAACTCAAACTGTCGCTGGCGCTGCATCATGATCTCGCGCGGGCATTACACCGGCCGCGGGTGCTGCTCGTGACGTTGCATTCCCCGCAGCCGAATCAACCCGGCCAGGCCACGGTATTGCTTGATCGGGAAGAACAGCGCGCCTATTTCGTCGCGCTCGATCTGCCGCCGCTGGCGGAGGAGTACGATTATCAACTCTGGCATATCGGCAATGCCGGCCCGGTCGATGGCGGCGTTTTTGAAGTGGATGAGGCCGGTTACGCGGCGCTCGAAGTCCGCAATCTGCCGGCCGCTGATGCCGCGTTGTCCGCGTTTGCCGTGACGCGCGAACCGCGCGGCGGCAGCGCCACTCCCACGTTGACCCAAATGCTGTTGTTCGGAAAAGTTTGATGAGGTATTTGATTCATTCATGAAACAAGCCTGCCCCTGTGACGTGTCGCAAAGGAGTCAGTTGACCCACCGCTTGTCTCGCCGTTCGCGTCGCCGCACCAACTCGGACCTGCTATTTCAATGAAGAGGTTTTTCGAGAACATCGCCCGGTTCGTGCTGTTTTGCGGCCGTTTCTTCGGCTGCTTGTGGCGCACGCGGGAAGACTGGCGCGAAACGCTGCGGCAGATGTACGAAATCGGCGCCAAATCGATTTTGCTGGTGGGCGTGGCCGGGCTGGCCATCGGCATGGTGCTGGCGATGCAAACCAGCAGCACGTTGGCGCGCTTTGGCGGGCAGAGCCTGCTGCCCAGCATGATCGCGGTGGCAGTACTGCGCGAGATCGGCCCGATGATCACCGCACTGGTGGTGGCCGGCCGCGTGGGCGCCGGCATCGGCGCGGAACTGGGAGCGATGCGGGTCACCGAGCAAATCGATGCCATGGAAGTCGCCGCGCTCGATCCGTTTCGTTATCTCGTCGCGACGCGCCTGCTGGCGACGATCTTGATGCTGCCGCTGCTCACCGTCTATGCCAATGCCCTGGCGCTGTTCGGCGGGTTTCTGGCCATGCGGGTGGAAGAAAGCATCTCGCTCAAACTTTACTTCGATTCCGCCATCCGCTTTCTCGACTTTCGCACGGTGCTGCCGGCGCTCGCCAAAACCGCGGTGTTCGGCTTTCTCATCGGCGCGATCGCCACTTTTCTGGGCTATCACGCTTCCGGCGGCACGCACGGCGTGGGCCGCAGCGCGATGCTGGCGGTGGTGCTCGCCTCGCTGCTCATCATCGTGGCCGACGTGATTTTGGTAAAGCTCACCCTCATCTTTTTCGGATAGGAGCGGCGCGCAGGAGCGGCCGGGATGAACATGATCGAGATCACCGATTTGCACAAAGCCTTCGGCACGCAACCGGTTTTGCGCGGCGTGCAACTTGCCGTGGCGCGCGGCCAGATGCTGGTGGTGCTCGGCCGCAGCGGCAGCGGCAAGAGCGTGTTGCTGAAGTGCCTCGTGGGTTTGATTACGCCCGATCGCGGCAGCATCAAGATCGACGGGGAGGAAGTGGTGGGGCTGCCGACGGGCAGGCTCAATGCCCTGCGCCGGCGCATCGGTTACGTCTTTCAAAACGCCGCGCTCTATGATTCCATGACCGTGGAAGAAAATCTGGCTTTCCATCTCGACCGGCAGGCGGCACTGCCCGCCGCGGAACGCCGCCGCATCGTTTTGGAGAAGTTGCGCTTCGTGGGCATGGCGGAAGCCTGGAACAAGTATCCCGCCGAGCTTTCCGGTGGCATGCAAAAGCGCGTGGGGCTGGCGCGCGCGCTGGTGCTCTCTCCGGAAATCTTGCTGTATGATGAACCGATTACCGGCCTTGATCCTTTGACCGCGGCCGAGATCGACGAACTGGCGATTCGCTTGAATCGGGAAACCGGCGTTACTTCGATCGCCATCACGCACAACCTGGAAAGCGCCCGCCGCACCGCGGATGTGATTGCCGTACTGTCCGAAGGCCGGATCGTCGCCAGCGGCACCTTCCGCGAGCTGTGTGACTGCGCGCATCCGTTCGTCCAACAATACTTCGCTCATGCCCGCACGGGGTGAGGTTCACATGAAAAGAAACAAACTCTTCTGGCTGGGACTGTTTTCCTTCGGTGGAATGATTCTGCTGGTGTGGGGCATCTTCCTGCTGGGCACGAAGAAGAAAATCTTCGAGCAAACATTTCATTTGCACTCGCCGTTCGAAACCGTCGCTGGTTTGCGGGAAGGCTCACCGGTGCGCCTCTCCGGCATTGACATTGGCGTGGTGGAAACCATTGCCCTGCCGGCCAGACCCGGCGGCAAAGTGGTGGTGACCATGCGGCTGGATGAGGCGGCGCAGCATCTCATCCGCCGCGATGCCTATACCGTGATCGAAACCGAAGGCCTGGTCGGCAACAAGATCGTCGCGATCAAAGGCGGATCCGTGCAACTGGCGCACGTCGCGGACGAGGATTCCATCCGAAGCCGCAGCCCCGTCGATCTCTCCGCCATTCTCGACAGCTTCGATGAAACCGCGCGCTACATGCGGCTGGTCACCGCCAGCTTGGACGGCATTACCTCCAAAATCCGCAGCGGCGAGGGCACCATCGGCAAGCTCGTTTATGATGAAGAGTTCTACCAGAATTTGATTCTGATGACCGAGCGCAGCGACTCCACTTTTGCCGCGGCTTTTGCCGAAACCCGGCGGCTGGGCGATTTGCTCACCAAAGTTTCCACCTCGGTGGATTCCGTGATCAAGCGCGTGGAGAGCGGTCAGGGCACGTTGGGCGCGCTGGTCTACAAAGATGATCTTTACGATCTCACTTACGCGACCGTCAGCGCCACCCAGGACTCCCTGCAAGCATTGCTGCACGACATGCGGCGCGGTCGCGGGCTGCTGGGCAAGGTGATCTCCGATGAGACGCTCGCGGCCGA harbors:
- a CDS encoding nuclear transport factor 2 family protein encodes the protein MRRIILFAIIAFMPPSAGPAQMRGQAPSESSPQEQEVHDAFSRFADAYVKADTAVLTSLLADDYVHTNADGGVLDKTRWLAFAQTRHEDLQSGKARIDTYRNDDLRIRVYGNTAVVTGRNTTIGVRDGKAWKMNLRFTNVWVKREGRWQRVAFHDSNAAPQ
- a CDS encoding DUF4350 domain-containing protein, whose amino-acid sequence is MIQRVLCFSILILLASSRAQQVADTTFNPPIAKPAYASGAGPVVMLDEAHFNFHTATGRYLPFAQLLRRDGYIVQASTSRFNKESLQRGKILVIANALAEINSQGNWSLPNPSAFADDEIAAVRDWVREGGALLLIADHMPFAGAAEKLAAAFGIRFSNCFATFAEQSRGANFAFHRSGGTLIQHPISNGRNAAERIDSVMTFTGSAFQMEAGAQPLFVLDSSQVLLMPDTAWQFKPETPRLPATGWLQGATLKFGKGRVAVFGEAAMFSAQLAGPNRQPVGMNSPRAPQNYRFLLNVMYWLSQLLG
- a CDS encoding sigma-70 family RNA polymerase sigma factor, whose product is MNQNVETAAGTGQQTVSVRSDDELLRAMARREHGALAELYDRYSGVLYTLALKVLGGTAPAQDVVQEAFLTAWRKAELYSQKRGSVRTWLIVLCRNLAIDHYRAQMRLASRHVELEAVGERLIAPGQNPDDLALALEDGRLLQEAMARLPAEQREVIELAYFRGLSQSEIAEQTKTPLGTVKTRTRQAMSKLREALQQAGRVAG
- a CDS encoding cupin domain-containing protein, which translates into the protein MTTDYTEMLGAYALGALDEPEQKAVPGLLSSDAAAGTMAEWARVITGMAYSLAQVPPPPSLKDRVLAALAAEDAGEAANRSAAPQPGVQVWKKWAAPASQTELYLQRAQEGEWEATAVPGVEVKKLFVDQSRSYATMLVRMAAGTSYPGHRHAGFEECYVLQGDLHVGDTVLRAGDYQRAEGGSTHGIQSTAGGCLLFIVSSLADELIP
- a CDS encoding anti-sigma factor, yielding MPDERTQALADAYVLGALEPAEAAEFSRRLAAGDASAADALAQAQRVVAALPFASPAQPTPPGLKQRMLQAVAAAATNATVRSLPVRRISAPARRTLALAAGFLVVALGAASWLLQRQALQALRRETATLRQEIQQKEAELAQLKLSLALHHDLARALHRPRVLLVTLHSPQPNQPGQATVLLDREEQRAYFVALDLPPLAEEYDYQLWHIGNAGPVDGGVFEVDEAGYAALEVRNLPAADAALSAFAVTREPRGGSATPTLTQMLLFGKV
- a CDS encoding ABC transporter permease, which encodes MKRFFENIARFVLFCGRFFGCLWRTREDWRETLRQMYEIGAKSILLVGVAGLAIGMVLAMQTSSTLARFGGQSLLPSMIAVAVLREIGPMITALVVAGRVGAGIGAELGAMRVTEQIDAMEVAALDPFRYLVATRLLATILMLPLLTVYANALALFGGFLAMRVEESISLKLYFDSAIRFLDFRTVLPALAKTAVFGFLIGAIATFLGYHASGGTHGVGRSAMLAVVLASLLIIVADVILVKLTLIFFG
- a CDS encoding ATP-binding cassette domain-containing protein, with translation MNMIEITDLHKAFGTQPVLRGVQLAVARGQMLVVLGRSGSGKSVLLKCLVGLITPDRGSIKIDGEEVVGLPTGRLNALRRRIGYVFQNAALYDSMTVEENLAFHLDRQAALPAAERRRIVLEKLRFVGMAEAWNKYPAELSGGMQKRVGLARALVLSPEILLYDEPITGLDPLTAAEIDELAIRLNRETGVTSIAITHNLESARRTADVIAVLSEGRIVASGTFRELCDCAHPFVQQYFAHARTG
- a CDS encoding MlaD family protein, which produces MKRNKLFWLGLFSFGGMILLVWGIFLLGTKKKIFEQTFHLHSPFETVAGLREGSPVRLSGIDIGVVETIALPARPGGKVVVTMRLDEAAQHLIRRDAYTVIETEGLVGNKIVAIKGGSVQLAHVADEDSIRSRSPVDLSAILDSFDETARYMRLVTASLDGITSKIRSGEGTIGKLVYDEEFYQNLILMTERSDSTFAAAFAETRRLGDLLTKVSTSVDSVIKRVESGQGTLGALVYKDDLYDLTYATVSATQDSLQALLHDMRRGRGLLGKVISDETLAAELDTSVRNLARLHDELMELSRLARAGAFSFAENMEALKHNWLFKGYFERRGFWNRAEFEKDYADRMRELSEREARLNEYEKTLGQQFRQVQELHKQVQRRLQLVEELEKKLRPAEPQAEQQKPEAQPPEQQPPEPPPPEQEQP